Proteins from a genomic interval of Indicator indicator isolate 239-I01 chromosome 1, UM_Iind_1.1, whole genome shotgun sequence:
- the GUCA1C gene encoding guanylyl cyclase-activating protein 3 isoform X2 has translation MGANESLPGDDSVPEMHHYYSKFMRECPSGQLSLHEFKKLLGLQGLDPQGDVYIKRVFDIFDLNKDGFIDFLEFIAAINLVIRGKIDQKLKWYFKLYDADGNGCIDKKELLSIFAAIQAINGYADMTAEEFTNMIFQKIDVNNDGELTLEEFINGVEKHEDLMELITKSFDLSNVLKVIQNGRRHSI, from the exons ATGGGTGCCAACGAATCATTGCCAGGGGATGACTCTGTCCCAGAGATGCACCATTATTACAGCAAATTCATGAGAGAATGCCCATCTGGTCAGCTTAGTCTGCATGAATTCAAGAAGCTCCTGGGTCTGCAAGGGTTGGATCCACAGGGAGATGTGTACATTAAACGAGTGTTTGATATCTTTGATCTCAACAAG GATGGATTTATAGACTTCTTGGAGTTCATAGCTGCAATAAATTTGGTTATACGAGGGAAAATTGATCAGAAACTGAAATGGTATTTTAAGCTCTATGATGCTGATGGAAACGGATGCATTGACAAGAAAGAACTATTAAGCATATTCGCG GCTATCCAGGCTATTAATGGCTACGCAGACATGACTGCTGAAGAGTTCACAAACATGATATTCCAGAAGATAGATGTCAACAATGACG GGGAGCTGACTTTAGAAGAATTTATCAATGGTGTGGAAAAACACGAGGACCTAATGGAATTGATTACGAAAAGTTTTGACCTTTCCAACGTACTCAAAGTCATACAGAATGGCAGGAGACACAGCATCTGA